Within Stella humosa, the genomic segment GGGCCGACGTCGTCATCCACGACTTCGACCCCGAGATGGACGAGTTGTACTACCTGAACGGCAGCGGCATCCGGGTGGAGGTCGACACGCGGTCGCCGGCCGGCGACGACCTGATCCTGCACCCCAGCCTGGGCGGCACCCTGACCATTCTCTTCGACGACCCGCACCCCGCCGGAACTTGACGAGGGGGAACTTGACGGGGGGCCGGCGTCAGGCCGCCGCCGCCCCGGCGCGGCCGCCGATCGCCAGCATGAATTCCTGCCGCGCCACCGGATCGGTGCGGAACGCCCCCAACATGCGGCTGGTGACCATCGATACGCCCGGCTTATGCACGCCGCGGGTGGTCATGCACTGGTGCTGGGCCTCGATGACCACGGCCACGCCGAGCGGCTGGAGTGCCGTGTCGATGGCCTGTGCGATCTGCGCGGTCAGCTTCTCCTGGATCTGCAGCCGCCTGGCATAGGCGTCGACGACGCGGGCCAGCTTGCTGATGCCGACGACGCGGCTGCGCGGCAGGTAGGCCACATGGGCGCGCCCGATGATCGGCACCATGTGGTGCTCGCAGTGGGATTCGAAGCGGATGTCCTTCAGCAGCACCATCTCGTCATAGCCTTCGGTCTCGTCGAAGGTGCGGTTCAGGATCTCCACCGGGTCGAGCCGGTAGCCGCCGAAGAACTCCTCATAGGCGCGCACGACGCGGGCCGGCGTATCCAGCAACCCTTCGCGCCCG encodes:
- the folE gene encoding GTP cyclohydrolase I FolE, with protein sequence MDALTLPPPDRTSAAPTTGRPTREEAEAAIRTLIGWAGDDVGREGLLDTPARVVRAYEEFFGGYRLDPVEILNRTFDETEGYDEMVLLKDIRFESHCEHHMVPIIGRAHVAYLPRSRVVGISKLARVVDAYARRLQIQEKLTAQIAQAIDTALQPLGVAVVIEAQHQCMTTRGVHKPGVSMVTSRMLGAFRTDPVARQEFMLAIGGRAGAAAA